From a single Coturnix japonica isolate 7356 chromosome 25, Coturnix japonica 2.1, whole genome shotgun sequence genomic region:
- the LOC107324531 gene encoding protein turtle homolog A isoform X2: MEGSGQSGAVVGRVGDSAVLGCDLLGSQPGRPPLYVIEWVRVGFVLPIFIKFGLYSPRVDPEYIGRVRIEEGASLRIDLLRAEDQGWYECRVLFLDRPSADADFQNGTWIHLTVNAPPTFLVTPPAFVEVRDRDALSLTCTAVGNPQPIISWKRSDLALQSGDTVQVRNGTLSIAAVERASAGTYTCHASSKEGTITHTTRVLVQGPPVIVVPPQNITVNISQDAFLACQAEAYPGNLTYTWFQGSSNVFHLSHLQARVRILVDGSLLLQRTIPDDAGKYTCIASNGLWKPPSASAFITVLYPAQVTTMLPETHLPKGMRGIIRCPTRANPPLLSVSWTRDGHPLELGKFPGWSTRPDGSIVIATGNDDALGVYTCTPYNSYGTAGASRPTRVLLKDPPSFTVRPKEEYFQEVGRELVIPCMAHGDPPPTVTWGKVGSAGQIGAQVDGNSSLIFHPLIKEQHGVWECTATNAVASVSTATTVHVLGTSPHAVTNVSVLPLLLAANISWEPGFDGGYFQRFSVWYTPLVKHPPRAHHDWVSLAVPPGAQHLLVENLQPDTSYQFSVLAQNKLGSGPFSQIVTSVPRGFPVTTVPPEPPAVTVHILLSPPQALSANQTARGVLLRWQPPVQLSVPLSGYALELRQDRGGWEVLERSIPSTESQVLVPGLIKDAFYEFRLVAFAGSYISDPSNTVNVSTAGMEVYPSRTQLPELLPQPVLAGVIGGICFLSVAIIFSTTAACIMNRRRAARVQKRRQDPPLVFSPNKKLPAAHPSHTSDSPPSTAKMKLQPSPCPSLRRALLWGEKAGTSLGLSIAGGSGAGYTLYESHVGEHVPLERIRRGPDGRFVVETTETTPPQQDPPCARSQEMEPIWHKEVALRSRPPGNPPSSSSRRRGRYFGYGSSSPVDEGAALCIVDVSPVASATTLPYSPSPPSTRWDSLPPRGTPPDSNTPQRTASPPPQSGILQYLSLPFFKEMCVDGDWPPPEELSQPPTPPKQQPGMGQDCTDPCAKLPPTPTLLQPPKVPLGPVKASLPGPPVWSTPPEPTRRVPPIDKTESREVPPPEKLPRGSLTSQSSGRGSASFLRPPSLAPSLGGAGPGTPMGDGGSWKVGNETVPNMGGKRRDTSVDESYEWDAEVTLTTDLLAALQLYGSSEPPRPLPTITLRDLEHQKPGGSKPVTSVAAESLVAAGGPPPQHGRHREGAQQRRRQRSGGGRGGCGERCELATLL, encoded by the exons GTCGCGTGCGGATTGAGGAGGGAGCATCGCTGCGCATCGACCTGCTGCGCGCTGAGGATCAGGGCTGGTACGAGTGCAGGGTGCTCTTCCTCGACCGCCCCAGCGCTGATGCTGACTTCCAGAACGGGACCTGGATTCACCTCACTGTTAACG CACCCCCAACCTTCCTGGTGACCCCCCCTGCGTTTGTGGAGGTGCGGGACCGCGACGCGCTGAGCCTCACCTGCACGGCTGTGGGCAACCCACAGCCCATCATCAGCTGGAAGAGGAGCGACCTGGCCCTGCAGAGCGGGGACACGGTGCAG GTGAGGAACGGGACGCTGAGCATCGCCGCGGTGGAGCGCGCCAGTGCAGGCACCTACACGTGCCATGCGTCCAGCAAGGAGGGCACCATCACCCACACCACCCGTGTGCTGGTGCAGG GGCCGCCCGTCATCGTGGTGCCACCGCAGAACATCACTGTTAACATCTCCCAAGATGCCTTCCTGGCCTGCCAGGCTGAGGCCTACCCAGGAAACCTCACCTACACCTGGTTCCAGGGCAGCAGCAACGTGTTCCACCTCAG TCACCTCCAGGCACGGGTGCGCATCCTGGTGGATGGGAGCCTCCTGCTCCAGCGAACCATCCCAGATGATGCGGGCAAATACACCTGCATCGCCAGCAACGGGCTGTGGAAGCCGCCTTCAGCCTCAGCCTTCATCACAGTGCTAT ACCCAGCACAGGTGACCACCATGCTCCCAGAGACCCACCTGCCCAAGGGGATGCGAGGCATCATCCGCTGCCCCACCAGAGCCAACCCCCCTCTGCTCTCTGTCAGCTGGACACGGGACGGGCACCCACTGGAGCTGGGCAAG tTCCCAGGGTGGTCCACGAGACCTGATGGCTCCATCGTCATCGCCACGGGGAATGATGATGCTCTGGGGGTTTACACCTGCACCCCATACAACAGCTACGGCACCGCCGGCGCATCCCGACCCACTCGTGTCCTGCTCAAG GACCCCCCCAGCTTCACGGTGCGTCCCAAGGAGGAATACTTCCAAGAGGTGGGCAGGGAGCTGGTGATCCCTTGCATGGCCCATGGGGACCCCCCACCCACTGTCACCTGGGGGAAG GTGGGCAGTGCAGGGCAGATTGGTGCCCAGGTGGATGGGAACAGCAGCCTCATCTTTCACCCACTCATCAAGGAGCAGCATGGGGTGTGGGAGTGCACAGCCACCAACGCAGTGGCCAGTGTCAGCACTGCCACCACCGTCCACGTGCTGG GAACCAGCCCTCACGCCGTCACCAACGTCTCCGTGCTCCCGCTCCTGTTGGCAGCCAACATCTCCTGGGAGCCAGGCTTTGATGGAGGCTACTTCCAAAGGTTCAGCGTCTGGTACACACCGCT GGTGAAGCACCCACCTCGTGCCCACCACGACTGGGTGTCGCTGGCGGTGCCGCCGGGGGCTCAGCACCTCTTGGTGGAGAACCTGCAGCCAGACACGAGCTATCAGTTCAGCGTGCTGGCTCAGAACAAGCTGGGCAGTGGTCCCTTCAGCCAGATCGTCACCTCCGTGCCCAGGg GCTTCCCAGTGACCACAGTGCCTCCAGAGCCGCCGGCTGTCACCGTGCACATCCTGCTGTCCCCACCACAGGCTCTGAGTGCCAACCAGACGGCGCGGGGGGTCCTGCTTCGTTGGCAGCCCCCGGTGCAGCTCTCGGTGCCGCTGAGCGGTTACGCCTTGGAGCTGCGGCAGGACCGGGGCggctgggaggtgctggagcgctccatccccagcacagagagCCAGGTGCTGGTGCCGGGGCTCATCAAG GACGCCTTCTATGAGTTCCGCCTGGTGGCCTTTGCTGGCAGCTACATCAGCGACCCCAGCAACACGGTGAACGTCTCCACGGCAG ggatggaggtgtACCCATCCCGTACGCAGCTCCCCgagctgctcccacagcctgTGCTGGCCGGGGTGATCGGTGGGATCTGCTTCCTCAGCGTGGCCATCATCTTCAGCACCACGGCCGCCTGCATCATGAACCGGCGCCGGGCCGCCCGCGTCCAGAAGAGACGCCAAG ATCCACCGCTTGTCTTCTCCCCCAACAAGAAGCTCCCAGCTGCGCA ccCTTCTCACACCTCTGATAGCCCACCCAGCACGGCCAAGATGAAGCTACAACCCTCCCCATGCCCCAGCCTGCGTCGGGCTCTGCTATGGGGTGAGAAGGCAGGCACCAGCCTGGGGCTGAGCATCGCGGGGGGGTCCGGTGCTGGATACACCCTCTATGAGAGCCACGTTGGAGAGCACGTCCCATTGGAGCGCATCCGCCGTGGCCCCGACGGCCGCTTCGTGGTGGAGACCACCGAGACGACCCCCCCACAGCAGGACCCCCCCTGTGCACGTAGCCAGGAGATGGAGCCCATCTGGCACAAGGAGGTGGCGTTACGCTCTCGCCCCCCCGGGAACCCCCCCTCGTCCTCCAGCCGCCGTCGGGGTCGATACTTTGGATacggcagcagcagccccgtGGATGAAGGCGCCGCTCTGTGCATCGTGGATGTCAGCCCTGTGGCCTCTGCCACCACTCTGCCTTacagccccagcccccccagcacccgCTGGGACTCGTTACCCCCCCGGGGCACCCCCCCAGACTCCAACACCCCCCAACGGACCGcgtcccccccaccccaaagcgGCATCCTGCAGTACCTCAGCCTGCCCTTCTTCAAGGAGATGTGTGTGGATGGCGACTGGCCCCCCCCCGAAGAACTATCACAGCCCCCCACACCCCCAAAACAGCagcctgggatggggcaggacTGCACGGACCCATGTGCCAAGCTCCCCCCGACCCCCACCCTCTTACAGCCCCCCAAGGTGCCGCTGGGTCCCGTTAAGGCCTCGCTGCCCGGCCCCCCTGTATGGTCGACCCCCCCAGAACCGACCCGCCGTGTCCCCCCCATTGATAAGACTGAAAGCAGGGAGGTGCCCCCCCCCGAGAAACTACCCCGGGGCAGCCTGACCAGCCAGAGCAGCGGCCGTGGCAGCGCATCCTTCCTGCGGCCCCCATCCCTTGCACCATCCCTGGGGGGGGCTGGACCTGGTACCCCTATGGGGGATGGGGGCAGCTGGAAGGTGGGCAATGAAACGGTCCCCaacatggggggaaaaag gaGGGACACCTCGGTGGATGAGAGCTACGAATGGGACGCCGAGGTGACACTGACCACCGacctgctggcagccctgcagctctaTGGCAGCTCAGAGCCCCCCCGGCCCCTCCCCACCATCACCCTCCGGGACCTCGAGCATCAAA AGCCCGGTGGTTCCAAGCCGGTGACTTCGGTGGCTGCGGAGTCGTTGGTGGCGGCggggggaccccccccccagcacggGCGGCACAGGGAGGGGGCACAGCAACGGAGGAGGCAGCGCTCGGGAGGGGGCCGGGGGGGCTGCGGTGAGCGCTGTGAGCTGGCCACGCTGCTCTAA
- the LOC107324531 gene encoding protein turtle homolog A isoform X3: MAQCRSMRCSPGRVRIEEGASLRIDLLRAEDQGWYECRVLFLDRPSADADFQNGTWIHLTVNAPPTFLVTPPAFVEVRDRDALSLTCTAVGNPQPIISWKRSDLALQSGDTVQVRNGTLSIAAVERASAGTYTCHASSKEGTITHTTRVLVQGPPVIVVPPQNITVNISQDAFLACQAEAYPGNLTYTWFQGSSNVFHLSHLQARVRILVDGSLLLQRTIPDDAGKYTCIASNGLWKPPSASAFITVLYPAQVTTMLPETHLPKGMRGIIRCPTRANPPLLSVSWTRDGHPLELGKFPGWSTRPDGSIVIATGNDDALGVYTCTPYNSYGTAGASRPTRVLLKDPPSFTVRPKEEYFQEVGRELVIPCMAHGDPPPTVTWGKVGSAGQIGAQVDGNSSLIFHPLIKEQHGVWECTATNAVASVSTATTVHVLGTSPHAVTNVSVLPLLLAANISWEPGFDGGYFQRFSVWYTPLVKHPPRAHHDWVSLAVPPGAQHLLVENLQPDTSYQFSVLAQNKLGSGPFSQIVTSVPRGFPVTTVPPEPPAVTVHILLSPPQALSANQTARGVLLRWQPPVQLSVPLSGYALELRQDRGGWEVLERSIPSTESQVLVPGLIKDAFYEFRLVAFAGSYISDPSNTVNVSTAGMEVYPSRTQLPELLPQPVLAGVIGGICFLSVAIIFSTTAACIMNRRRAARVQKRRQDPPLVFSPNKKLPAAHPSHTSDSPPSTAKMKLQPSPCPSLRRALLWGEKAGTSLGLSIAGGSGAGYTLYESHVGEHVPLERIRRGPDGRFVVETTETTPPQQDPPCARSQEMEPIWHKEVALRSRPPGNPPSSSSRRRGRYFGYGSSSPVDEGAALCIVDVSPVASATTLPYSPSPPSTRWDSLPPRGTPPDSNTPQRTASPPPQSGILQYLSLPFFKEMCVDGDWPPPEELSQPPTPPKQQPGMGQDCTDPCAKLPPTPTLLQPPKVPLGPVKASLPGPPVWSTPPEPTRRVPPIDKTESREVPPPEKLPRGSLTSQSSGRGSASFLRPPSLAPSLGGAGPGTPMGDGGSWKVGNETVPNMGGKRRDTSVDESYEWDAEVTLTTDLLAALQLYGSSEPPRPLPTITLRDLEHQKPGGSKPVTSVAAESLVAAGGPPPQHGRHREGAQQRRRQRSGGGRGGCGERCELATLL; this comes from the exons GTCGCGTGCGGATTGAGGAGGGAGCATCGCTGCGCATCGACCTGCTGCGCGCTGAGGATCAGGGCTGGTACGAGTGCAGGGTGCTCTTCCTCGACCGCCCCAGCGCTGATGCTGACTTCCAGAACGGGACCTGGATTCACCTCACTGTTAACG CACCCCCAACCTTCCTGGTGACCCCCCCTGCGTTTGTGGAGGTGCGGGACCGCGACGCGCTGAGCCTCACCTGCACGGCTGTGGGCAACCCACAGCCCATCATCAGCTGGAAGAGGAGCGACCTGGCCCTGCAGAGCGGGGACACGGTGCAG GTGAGGAACGGGACGCTGAGCATCGCCGCGGTGGAGCGCGCCAGTGCAGGCACCTACACGTGCCATGCGTCCAGCAAGGAGGGCACCATCACCCACACCACCCGTGTGCTGGTGCAGG GGCCGCCCGTCATCGTGGTGCCACCGCAGAACATCACTGTTAACATCTCCCAAGATGCCTTCCTGGCCTGCCAGGCTGAGGCCTACCCAGGAAACCTCACCTACACCTGGTTCCAGGGCAGCAGCAACGTGTTCCACCTCAG TCACCTCCAGGCACGGGTGCGCATCCTGGTGGATGGGAGCCTCCTGCTCCAGCGAACCATCCCAGATGATGCGGGCAAATACACCTGCATCGCCAGCAACGGGCTGTGGAAGCCGCCTTCAGCCTCAGCCTTCATCACAGTGCTAT ACCCAGCACAGGTGACCACCATGCTCCCAGAGACCCACCTGCCCAAGGGGATGCGAGGCATCATCCGCTGCCCCACCAGAGCCAACCCCCCTCTGCTCTCTGTCAGCTGGACACGGGACGGGCACCCACTGGAGCTGGGCAAG tTCCCAGGGTGGTCCACGAGACCTGATGGCTCCATCGTCATCGCCACGGGGAATGATGATGCTCTGGGGGTTTACACCTGCACCCCATACAACAGCTACGGCACCGCCGGCGCATCCCGACCCACTCGTGTCCTGCTCAAG GACCCCCCCAGCTTCACGGTGCGTCCCAAGGAGGAATACTTCCAAGAGGTGGGCAGGGAGCTGGTGATCCCTTGCATGGCCCATGGGGACCCCCCACCCACTGTCACCTGGGGGAAG GTGGGCAGTGCAGGGCAGATTGGTGCCCAGGTGGATGGGAACAGCAGCCTCATCTTTCACCCACTCATCAAGGAGCAGCATGGGGTGTGGGAGTGCACAGCCACCAACGCAGTGGCCAGTGTCAGCACTGCCACCACCGTCCACGTGCTGG GAACCAGCCCTCACGCCGTCACCAACGTCTCCGTGCTCCCGCTCCTGTTGGCAGCCAACATCTCCTGGGAGCCAGGCTTTGATGGAGGCTACTTCCAAAGGTTCAGCGTCTGGTACACACCGCT GGTGAAGCACCCACCTCGTGCCCACCACGACTGGGTGTCGCTGGCGGTGCCGCCGGGGGCTCAGCACCTCTTGGTGGAGAACCTGCAGCCAGACACGAGCTATCAGTTCAGCGTGCTGGCTCAGAACAAGCTGGGCAGTGGTCCCTTCAGCCAGATCGTCACCTCCGTGCCCAGGg GCTTCCCAGTGACCACAGTGCCTCCAGAGCCGCCGGCTGTCACCGTGCACATCCTGCTGTCCCCACCACAGGCTCTGAGTGCCAACCAGACGGCGCGGGGGGTCCTGCTTCGTTGGCAGCCCCCGGTGCAGCTCTCGGTGCCGCTGAGCGGTTACGCCTTGGAGCTGCGGCAGGACCGGGGCggctgggaggtgctggagcgctccatccccagcacagagagCCAGGTGCTGGTGCCGGGGCTCATCAAG GACGCCTTCTATGAGTTCCGCCTGGTGGCCTTTGCTGGCAGCTACATCAGCGACCCCAGCAACACGGTGAACGTCTCCACGGCAG ggatggaggtgtACCCATCCCGTACGCAGCTCCCCgagctgctcccacagcctgTGCTGGCCGGGGTGATCGGTGGGATCTGCTTCCTCAGCGTGGCCATCATCTTCAGCACCACGGCCGCCTGCATCATGAACCGGCGCCGGGCCGCCCGCGTCCAGAAGAGACGCCAAG ATCCACCGCTTGTCTTCTCCCCCAACAAGAAGCTCCCAGCTGCGCA ccCTTCTCACACCTCTGATAGCCCACCCAGCACGGCCAAGATGAAGCTACAACCCTCCCCATGCCCCAGCCTGCGTCGGGCTCTGCTATGGGGTGAGAAGGCAGGCACCAGCCTGGGGCTGAGCATCGCGGGGGGGTCCGGTGCTGGATACACCCTCTATGAGAGCCACGTTGGAGAGCACGTCCCATTGGAGCGCATCCGCCGTGGCCCCGACGGCCGCTTCGTGGTGGAGACCACCGAGACGACCCCCCCACAGCAGGACCCCCCCTGTGCACGTAGCCAGGAGATGGAGCCCATCTGGCACAAGGAGGTGGCGTTACGCTCTCGCCCCCCCGGGAACCCCCCCTCGTCCTCCAGCCGCCGTCGGGGTCGATACTTTGGATacggcagcagcagccccgtGGATGAAGGCGCCGCTCTGTGCATCGTGGATGTCAGCCCTGTGGCCTCTGCCACCACTCTGCCTTacagccccagcccccccagcacccgCTGGGACTCGTTACCCCCCCGGGGCACCCCCCCAGACTCCAACACCCCCCAACGGACCGcgtcccccccaccccaaagcgGCATCCTGCAGTACCTCAGCCTGCCCTTCTTCAAGGAGATGTGTGTGGATGGCGACTGGCCCCCCCCCGAAGAACTATCACAGCCCCCCACACCCCCAAAACAGCagcctgggatggggcaggacTGCACGGACCCATGTGCCAAGCTCCCCCCGACCCCCACCCTCTTACAGCCCCCCAAGGTGCCGCTGGGTCCCGTTAAGGCCTCGCTGCCCGGCCCCCCTGTATGGTCGACCCCCCCAGAACCGACCCGCCGTGTCCCCCCCATTGATAAGACTGAAAGCAGGGAGGTGCCCCCCCCCGAGAAACTACCCCGGGGCAGCCTGACCAGCCAGAGCAGCGGCCGTGGCAGCGCATCCTTCCTGCGGCCCCCATCCCTTGCACCATCCCTGGGGGGGGCTGGACCTGGTACCCCTATGGGGGATGGGGGCAGCTGGAAGGTGGGCAATGAAACGGTCCCCaacatggggggaaaaag gaGGGACACCTCGGTGGATGAGAGCTACGAATGGGACGCCGAGGTGACACTGACCACCGacctgctggcagccctgcagctctaTGGCAGCTCAGAGCCCCCCCGGCCCCTCCCCACCATCACCCTCCGGGACCTCGAGCATCAAA AGCCCGGTGGTTCCAAGCCGGTGACTTCGGTGGCTGCGGAGTCGTTGGTGGCGGCggggggaccccccccccagcacggGCGGCACAGGGAGGGGGCACAGCAACGGAGGAGGCAGCGCTCGGGAGGGGGCCGGGGGGGCTGCGGTGAGCGCTGTGAGCTGGCCACGCTGCTCTAA
- the LOC107324531 gene encoding protein turtle homolog A isoform X4 yields MEGRVRIEEGASLRIDLLRAEDQGWYECRVLFLDRPSADADFQNGTWIHLTVNAPPTFLVTPPAFVEVRDRDALSLTCTAVGNPQPIISWKRSDLALQSGDTVQVRNGTLSIAAVERASAGTYTCHASSKEGTITHTTRVLVQGPPVIVVPPQNITVNISQDAFLACQAEAYPGNLTYTWFQGSSNVFHLSHLQARVRILVDGSLLLQRTIPDDAGKYTCIASNGLWKPPSASAFITVLYPAQVTTMLPETHLPKGMRGIIRCPTRANPPLLSVSWTRDGHPLELGKFPGWSTRPDGSIVIATGNDDALGVYTCTPYNSYGTAGASRPTRVLLKDPPSFTVRPKEEYFQEVGRELVIPCMAHGDPPPTVTWGKVGSAGQIGAQVDGNSSLIFHPLIKEQHGVWECTATNAVASVSTATTVHVLGTSPHAVTNVSVLPLLLAANISWEPGFDGGYFQRFSVWYTPLVKHPPRAHHDWVSLAVPPGAQHLLVENLQPDTSYQFSVLAQNKLGSGPFSQIVTSVPRGFPVTTVPPEPPAVTVHILLSPPQALSANQTARGVLLRWQPPVQLSVPLSGYALELRQDRGGWEVLERSIPSTESQVLVPGLIKDAFYEFRLVAFAGSYISDPSNTVNVSTAGMEVYPSRTQLPELLPQPVLAGVIGGICFLSVAIIFSTTAACIMNRRRAARVQKRRQDPPLVFSPNKKLPAAHPSHTSDSPPSTAKMKLQPSPCPSLRRALLWGEKAGTSLGLSIAGGSGAGYTLYESHVGEHVPLERIRRGPDGRFVVETTETTPPQQDPPCARSQEMEPIWHKEVALRSRPPGNPPSSSSRRRGRYFGYGSSSPVDEGAALCIVDVSPVASATTLPYSPSPPSTRWDSLPPRGTPPDSNTPQRTASPPPQSGILQYLSLPFFKEMCVDGDWPPPEELSQPPTPPKQQPGMGQDCTDPCAKLPPTPTLLQPPKVPLGPVKASLPGPPVWSTPPEPTRRVPPIDKTESREVPPPEKLPRGSLTSQSSGRGSASFLRPPSLAPSLGGAGPGTPMGDGGSWKVGNETVPNMGGKRRDTSVDESYEWDAEVTLTTDLLAALQLYGSSEPPRPLPTITLRDLEHQKPGGSKPVTSVAAESLVAAGGPPPQHGRHREGAQQRRRQRSGGGRGGCGERCELATLL; encoded by the exons GTCGCGTGCGGATTGAGGAGGGAGCATCGCTGCGCATCGACCTGCTGCGCGCTGAGGATCAGGGCTGGTACGAGTGCAGGGTGCTCTTCCTCGACCGCCCCAGCGCTGATGCTGACTTCCAGAACGGGACCTGGATTCACCTCACTGTTAACG CACCCCCAACCTTCCTGGTGACCCCCCCTGCGTTTGTGGAGGTGCGGGACCGCGACGCGCTGAGCCTCACCTGCACGGCTGTGGGCAACCCACAGCCCATCATCAGCTGGAAGAGGAGCGACCTGGCCCTGCAGAGCGGGGACACGGTGCAG GTGAGGAACGGGACGCTGAGCATCGCCGCGGTGGAGCGCGCCAGTGCAGGCACCTACACGTGCCATGCGTCCAGCAAGGAGGGCACCATCACCCACACCACCCGTGTGCTGGTGCAGG GGCCGCCCGTCATCGTGGTGCCACCGCAGAACATCACTGTTAACATCTCCCAAGATGCCTTCCTGGCCTGCCAGGCTGAGGCCTACCCAGGAAACCTCACCTACACCTGGTTCCAGGGCAGCAGCAACGTGTTCCACCTCAG TCACCTCCAGGCACGGGTGCGCATCCTGGTGGATGGGAGCCTCCTGCTCCAGCGAACCATCCCAGATGATGCGGGCAAATACACCTGCATCGCCAGCAACGGGCTGTGGAAGCCGCCTTCAGCCTCAGCCTTCATCACAGTGCTAT ACCCAGCACAGGTGACCACCATGCTCCCAGAGACCCACCTGCCCAAGGGGATGCGAGGCATCATCCGCTGCCCCACCAGAGCCAACCCCCCTCTGCTCTCTGTCAGCTGGACACGGGACGGGCACCCACTGGAGCTGGGCAAG tTCCCAGGGTGGTCCACGAGACCTGATGGCTCCATCGTCATCGCCACGGGGAATGATGATGCTCTGGGGGTTTACACCTGCACCCCATACAACAGCTACGGCACCGCCGGCGCATCCCGACCCACTCGTGTCCTGCTCAAG GACCCCCCCAGCTTCACGGTGCGTCCCAAGGAGGAATACTTCCAAGAGGTGGGCAGGGAGCTGGTGATCCCTTGCATGGCCCATGGGGACCCCCCACCCACTGTCACCTGGGGGAAG GTGGGCAGTGCAGGGCAGATTGGTGCCCAGGTGGATGGGAACAGCAGCCTCATCTTTCACCCACTCATCAAGGAGCAGCATGGGGTGTGGGAGTGCACAGCCACCAACGCAGTGGCCAGTGTCAGCACTGCCACCACCGTCCACGTGCTGG GAACCAGCCCTCACGCCGTCACCAACGTCTCCGTGCTCCCGCTCCTGTTGGCAGCCAACATCTCCTGGGAGCCAGGCTTTGATGGAGGCTACTTCCAAAGGTTCAGCGTCTGGTACACACCGCT GGTGAAGCACCCACCTCGTGCCCACCACGACTGGGTGTCGCTGGCGGTGCCGCCGGGGGCTCAGCACCTCTTGGTGGAGAACCTGCAGCCAGACACGAGCTATCAGTTCAGCGTGCTGGCTCAGAACAAGCTGGGCAGTGGTCCCTTCAGCCAGATCGTCACCTCCGTGCCCAGGg GCTTCCCAGTGACCACAGTGCCTCCAGAGCCGCCGGCTGTCACCGTGCACATCCTGCTGTCCCCACCACAGGCTCTGAGTGCCAACCAGACGGCGCGGGGGGTCCTGCTTCGTTGGCAGCCCCCGGTGCAGCTCTCGGTGCCGCTGAGCGGTTACGCCTTGGAGCTGCGGCAGGACCGGGGCggctgggaggtgctggagcgctccatccccagcacagagagCCAGGTGCTGGTGCCGGGGCTCATCAAG GACGCCTTCTATGAGTTCCGCCTGGTGGCCTTTGCTGGCAGCTACATCAGCGACCCCAGCAACACGGTGAACGTCTCCACGGCAG ggatggaggtgtACCCATCCCGTACGCAGCTCCCCgagctgctcccacagcctgTGCTGGCCGGGGTGATCGGTGGGATCTGCTTCCTCAGCGTGGCCATCATCTTCAGCACCACGGCCGCCTGCATCATGAACCGGCGCCGGGCCGCCCGCGTCCAGAAGAGACGCCAAG ATCCACCGCTTGTCTTCTCCCCCAACAAGAAGCTCCCAGCTGCGCA ccCTTCTCACACCTCTGATAGCCCACCCAGCACGGCCAAGATGAAGCTACAACCCTCCCCATGCCCCAGCCTGCGTCGGGCTCTGCTATGGGGTGAGAAGGCAGGCACCAGCCTGGGGCTGAGCATCGCGGGGGGGTCCGGTGCTGGATACACCCTCTATGAGAGCCACGTTGGAGAGCACGTCCCATTGGAGCGCATCCGCCGTGGCCCCGACGGCCGCTTCGTGGTGGAGACCACCGAGACGACCCCCCCACAGCAGGACCCCCCCTGTGCACGTAGCCAGGAGATGGAGCCCATCTGGCACAAGGAGGTGGCGTTACGCTCTCGCCCCCCCGGGAACCCCCCCTCGTCCTCCAGCCGCCGTCGGGGTCGATACTTTGGATacggcagcagcagccccgtGGATGAAGGCGCCGCTCTGTGCATCGTGGATGTCAGCCCTGTGGCCTCTGCCACCACTCTGCCTTacagccccagcccccccagcacccgCTGGGACTCGTTACCCCCCCGGGGCACCCCCCCAGACTCCAACACCCCCCAACGGACCGcgtcccccccaccccaaagcgGCATCCTGCAGTACCTCAGCCTGCCCTTCTTCAAGGAGATGTGTGTGGATGGCGACTGGCCCCCCCCCGAAGAACTATCACAGCCCCCCACACCCCCAAAACAGCagcctgggatggggcaggacTGCACGGACCCATGTGCCAAGCTCCCCCCGACCCCCACCCTCTTACAGCCCCCCAAGGTGCCGCTGGGTCCCGTTAAGGCCTCGCTGCCCGGCCCCCCTGTATGGTCGACCCCCCCAGAACCGACCCGCCGTGTCCCCCCCATTGATAAGACTGAAAGCAGGGAGGTGCCCCCCCCCGAGAAACTACCCCGGGGCAGCCTGACCAGCCAGAGCAGCGGCCGTGGCAGCGCATCCTTCCTGCGGCCCCCATCCCTTGCACCATCCCTGGGGGGGGCTGGACCTGGTACCCCTATGGGGGATGGGGGCAGCTGGAAGGTGGGCAATGAAACGGTCCCCaacatggggggaaaaag gaGGGACACCTCGGTGGATGAGAGCTACGAATGGGACGCCGAGGTGACACTGACCACCGacctgctggcagccctgcagctctaTGGCAGCTCAGAGCCCCCCCGGCCCCTCCCCACCATCACCCTCCGGGACCTCGAGCATCAAA AGCCCGGTGGTTCCAAGCCGGTGACTTCGGTGGCTGCGGAGTCGTTGGTGGCGGCggggggaccccccccccagcacggGCGGCACAGGGAGGGGGCACAGCAACGGAGGAGGCAGCGCTCGGGAGGGGGCCGGGGGGGCTGCGGTGAGCGCTGTGAGCTGGCCACGCTGCTCTAA